One part of the Humulus lupulus chromosome 9, drHumLupu1.1, whole genome shotgun sequence genome encodes these proteins:
- the LOC133800835 gene encoding polyphenol oxidase, chloroplastic-like: MASLSTTTAAAGIATSSSSPFLHKNYHIIKNPRIHNKNTSRFSRKFSCKASTNNNSNEQNPNRRNVLLGLGGLYGMAGLHGGDHFAFADPIAPPDISKCGPADLPAGADPVNCCPPFTSSMIDYKLPEPGKIRIRPAAHAVDKAYLDKFTKAVELMRALPDDDPRSFRQQANIHCAYCDGAYEQVGFPNLDIQVHNSWLFFPFHRWYLYFYERILGKLIGDPTFAMPFWNWDAQAGMQLPSIYANPSSSLYDPLRSKLHQPPTIMDLDYNGVDVPTPGDAQISSNLTIMYRQMVSNGRSPRLFMGSPYRAGDPTDPGAGSLENIPHGPVHIWTGDQTQPNFENMGNFYSAGRDPIFYAHHSNVDRMWSVWKTLGGRRQDFTDRDWLDAAFLFYDENAQLVRVKVRDCVDSRKLGYEYQKVDIPWMNTRPTPRRSPLSRVKRALGRVGVPMAQAAGNEFQTTLSFPVTLDKTVKILVARPKKSKRSKKEKEDADEILVIDGIEFDRNVPIKFDVYINDEDDLPSGPDKSEFAGSYVSVPHKHKGHSKLKTCLTLGITDLLEDLDAEDDEHVVVTLVPKLGVGQVSIGSIKIEFDT; encoded by the coding sequence ATGGCTTCTCTCTCCACCACCACCGCCGCCGCCGGCATTGCCACCTCTTCCTCATCTCCTTTCCTTCACAAAAATTATCATATCATCAAAAACCCACGTATTCATAACAAAAACACATCAAGATTTTCACGTAAATTTTCATGCAAAGCTAGTACCAACAACAACAGCAATGAACAAAACCCTAATAGGAGAAACGTTCTCCTTGGCCTCGGCGGCCTCTACGGCATGGCGGGGCTTCACGGCGGCGACCATTTTGCCTTCGCCGACCCCATTGCCCCGCCGGATATTTCCAAATGTGGCCCGGCAGACTTACCGGCCGGAGCCGACCCGGTCAACTGCTGCCCTCCATTCACGTCGTCGATGATAGATTATAAGCTTCCTGAACCGGGAAAGATTCGAATCAGACCGGCGGCTCACGCAGTCGATAAAGCTTACTTGGATAAGTTCACCAAAGCTGTCGAGCTCATGAGGGCTCTCCCGGACGATGATCCGAGAAGCTTTCGACAACAAGCCAACATTCACTGCGCCTACTGCGACGGCGCGTACGAGCAAGTGGGGTTCCCGAATCTTGATATCCAAGTTCACAACTCATGGTTGTTCTTTCCTTTTCACCGTTGGTACTTGTATTTCTACGAAAGAATCTTGGGTAAACTCATTGGTGACCCAACTTTTGCTATGCCATTCTGGAACTGGGACGCGCAAGCCGGAATGCAATTACCGTCCATTTACGCAAACCCGAGCTCCTCACTCTACGACCCTTTGAGAAGCAAACTTCACCAGCCACCGACAATAATGGACCTTGATTACAACGGCGTGGACGTGCCAACCCCCGGCGATGCTCAGATCTCTAGCAACCTCACCATCATGTACCGTCAAATGGTCTCCAATGGCCGAAGCCCTAGGCTCTTCATGGGCTCGCCTTATCGAGCTGGAGACCCCACCGACCCCGGTGCTGGCTCGCTCGAGAACATCCCCCACGGCCCGGTTCACATTTGGACTGGTGACCAAACTCAGCCAAATTTTGAGAACATGGGGAACTTCTACTCGGCTGGCAGAGACCCAATATTCTATGCTCACCATTCCAACGTTGACCGAATGTGGAGTGTGTGGAAAACTTTGGGTGGCAGAAGACAAGACTTCACCGACCGGGACTGGCTCGACGCTGCTTTCCTCTTCTACGACGAAAACGCTCAGCTCGTTCGTGTCAAGGTTCGAGATTGTGTTGACAGTAGAAAACTCGGGTACGAGTATCAAAAGGTGGATATTCCATGGATGAACACTCGCCCAACACCGCGAAGATCGCCGCTCAGCCGAGTCAAGAGAGCATTGGGACGCGTTGGTGTGCCGATGGCTCAGGCTGCGGGGAATGAGTTTCAGACCACGTTGAGTTTCCCGGTGACGTTGGACAAGACGGTGAAGATATTGGTGGCTAGGCCTAAGAAGTCGAAGAGGAGcaagaaggagaaggaggacgCTGATGAGATTTTGGTGATTGATGGGATTGAGTTCGATAGAAATGTGCCAATCAAGTTCGATGTTTACATCAACGATGAAGATGACTTGCCTAGTGGACCGGACAAGAGTGAGTTCGCCGGGAGCTACGTCAGCGTGCCACATAAGCACAAGGGCCATTCGAAGCTCAAGACTTGTCTTACGTTGGGAATAACTGACTTGTTGGAAGATTTGGATGCTGAAGATGATGAGCATGTGGTGGTCACTTTGGTTCCTAAGCTTGGTGTTGGACAAGTCTCCATTGGAAGCATCAAAATTGAGTTCGATACctga